The following coding sequences lie in one Treponema sp. OMZ 790 genomic window:
- a CDS encoding cobyrinate a,c-diamide synthase yields the protein MKGIMISAPNSNSGKTIVSSALLYSLKKEGLNISAFKTGPDQVDRKILEIISGKRAGNLDPFMMGQKGMEFSLNISNSEYALIEGVMGCFDGIGSTSENSSFDTAEKIGSSIVLVYAPQGEMFTIIPKLKGMIDFSKNRIRGIIFNKTNPKLYPIYKKMIEGNLDLQVLGFFPKIPEFEIEESGLGLDIDERLKDKNFLDVLYKIVKENIDIQKLLNLFQPLKTGTKIDIKKTKARTAIAMDEAFNLYYSENIFLLKKSTEVSYFSPLKDTELPDCDFLYFGSGQINKYKEELSKNIPLKTAVKKFAENGGRILAEGEALSYLFEDFDGFKMCGIFKGSVGSTSTLQNFGYKQLEFTQDCILGKKGTIINAAEYHKSKASTVIPPIFTVKKPYSNLNFKDAYAYKNCLALFQNIHFIYNLENFYDLIHK from the coding sequence ATGAAAGGAATAATGATATCTGCACCTAACAGTAATTCGGGAAAAACCATTGTATCTTCAGCCCTTCTTTATTCTTTAAAAAAAGAAGGCCTTAACATCTCGGCTTTTAAAACAGGTCCTGATCAAGTGGACAGGAAAATCCTCGAAATAATTTCAGGTAAAAGAGCCGGAAACCTCGACCCCTTTATGATGGGGCAAAAAGGAATGGAGTTTTCCCTTAATATTTCCAACTCGGAATATGCTCTCATTGAGGGAGTAATGGGGTGCTTTGACGGAATAGGTTCTACTTCTGAAAACTCTTCATTTGATACTGCAGAAAAAATCGGGAGCAGTATCGTATTGGTCTACGCACCTCAGGGAGAGATGTTTACGATTATTCCTAAGCTAAAAGGAATGATCGATTTTTCAAAAAACAGAATAAGGGGAATTATATTTAACAAGACCAATCCTAAACTCTATCCTATTTACAAAAAGATGATTGAAGGAAACCTTGATCTGCAAGTCTTGGGTTTTTTTCCTAAAATCCCCGAATTTGAAATTGAAGAATCGGGACTTGGTCTGGACATAGATGAAAGGCTGAAAGATAAAAATTTTTTAGATGTTCTATATAAAATCGTAAAAGAAAATATAGACATTCAAAAACTTTTAAACTTATTTCAGCCTCTTAAAACCGGTACCAAGATAGACATAAAAAAAACAAAGGCACGCACTGCAATCGCAATGGATGAGGCTTTTAATTTATACTATTCCGAAAATATATTTTTACTTAAAAAAAGTACTGAGGTCAGTTATTTTTCTCCTCTCAAAGATACAGAGCTGCCTGACTGTGATTTTTTATATTTCGGGAGCGGGCAAATAAATAAATATAAAGAGGAACTTTCAAAAAATATTCCGCTGAAAACAGCCGTTAAAAAATTCGCCGAAAATGGAGGCCGCATTTTAGCCGAAGGCGAAGCGCTCTCCTACCTTTTTGAAGACTTCGACGGGTTTAAAATGTGCGGAATTTTTAAAGGTTCGGTTGGAAGTACAAGCACCCTGCAAAATTTCGGATATAAGCAGCTTGAATTTACGCAAGACTGCATTTTAGGAAAAAAAGGGACTATTATAAATGCTGCCGAATATCACAAATCAAAAGCATCAACCGTAATTCCGCCGATTTTTACCGTTAAAAAACCTTACTCAAATTTAAATTTTAAGGATGCTTACGCATATAAAAACTGTTTAGCTCTTTTTCAAAATATCCACTTTATATATAATCTTGAAAATTTTTACGATTTAATACACAAATAA
- a CDS encoding FmdB family zinc ribbon protein — protein sequence MPTYEYVCDSCGHDFEVFQRMSDEPVSVCPECGKPVRRVISGGLGINFRGSGFYVNDSSSASKSASGGCSGCSSSSCSSCKH from the coding sequence ATGCCAACTTATGAGTATGTCTGCGATTCTTGCGGTCATGATTTTGAGGTTTTTCAGCGGATGAGTGATGAGCCTGTATCTGTCTGTCCTGAGTGCGGTAAGCCTGTAAGACGAGTTATTTCGGGAGGCTTAGGAATTAATTTTAGAGGCTCCGGTTTTTATGTAAACGATTCCTCGTCTGCATCAAAGTCTGCTTCAGGCGGCTGTTCAGGTTGTTCCTCTTCTTCATGTTCATCTTGTAAGCACTAG
- a CDS encoding sirohydrochlorin cobaltochelatase, with product MKKAVVIASFGTSYAETREKTIDLIEKEAKDRFKDYSIFKTYTSNMVRAILKKRDSINVPSPKELIDDLKEEGFSEIYIQPTHIIPGEEYEKLQFENTVLGLPLLHKNADLDKIIRALDLKKPEKNEAVIFMGHGSSHDSDKFYETMQQKLNSMGLENVLIGTVEGSVELKDILPILAERKIKKIELYPFMMVAGDHAHNDMAGDEEDSWYTILKNEGYKVNANLKGLGEYPMIREIIYKSLENTINSCRG from the coding sequence ATGAAAAAAGCCGTAGTAATTGCAAGTTTCGGAACGAGCTATGCCGAAACAAGAGAAAAAACAATAGATCTTATCGAAAAAGAAGCAAAAGACCGTTTTAAAGATTACAGTATTTTTAAAACCTATACTTCAAATATGGTCAGAGCAATTCTTAAAAAAAGGGATTCCATCAATGTTCCTTCTCCTAAAGAACTCATAGACGATTTAAAGGAGGAAGGTTTTTCCGAAATTTACATACAGCCGACCCACATAATTCCGGGAGAAGAGTACGAAAAACTTCAATTCGAAAATACGGTTTTAGGGCTTCCGCTTCTTCACAAAAATGCTGACTTAGATAAAATAATAAGAGCTCTCGATTTAAAAAAACCGGAAAAAAATGAAGCTGTCATATTTATGGGGCACGGTTCATCCCATGATTCGGATAAATTCTATGAAACAATGCAGCAAAAACTTAATTCGATGGGGCTTGAAAATGTTTTGATAGGAACAGTTGAAGGCTCTGTAGAACTAAAAGATATTTTACCTATTCTTGCCGAGCGCAAAATAAAAAAAATTGAACTTTACCCCTTTATGATGGTTGCAGGCGACCATGCCCACAATGATATGGCCGGCGATGAAGAAGACAGCTGGTACACAATTTTAAAAAATGAAGGATACAAGGTTAATGCAAATCTCAAAGGCTTAGGCGAATATCCTATGATCCGCGAAATTATTTATAAATCTTTAGAAAATACAATAAATTCCTGCAGAGGTTAA
- the ileS gene encoding isoleucine--tRNA ligase: MYKPVDPKVDFAKQEEEVLKFWEKNDVFKKSVSSRDGRDNYIFFDGPPFATGLPHFGHFVPGTIKDIIPRYKTMKGFKVERRFGWDCHGLPVENLIEKELGLNSKTDIEKYGIDKFNEACRASVLRYVKEWRETITRLGRWIDFENDYKTMEPAFMESIWWVMKSLWEKGLLYEGYYILPYCPRCSTVLSNHELNLGGYKDVHDPAITVRFKTLPPVKTSPAGKAFEVKNALPSETYLLAWTTTPWTLPSNLGLAVGADIDYALIEYDGAHYIIAVPRLEAYFAKNGKEEPKEYKLIWTKKGAELEGLRYEPLFPYFKNLSSDEDGKNAESGQGAFRVLIGDFVTTEDGTGIVHTAPGFGEDDNRIFKDTGVPTVCPVDAECKFTQEVPDYQGLFVKDADKQIMERLKTEGKLFKRAQILHSYPHCWRCSSPLIYRAVASRFVSVTKIKDKLLNANSKINWQPGHIKTGRFGKWLEGARDWAISRNRYWGNPIPIWKCEECGEKICVGSREELKELSGVFPDDMHKHFVDKITMPCKKCGGTMKRVPEVLDCWFESGSMPYAQQHYPFENKEYFEKNFPADFISEGLDQTRGWFYTLTILAAALFDEPAFKNCIVNGLVLNEDGKKMSKSLRNYTDPNEVIKQFGADALRLFLMNSNVVKADDLKYSDEGVRDVLKGILIPFWNSYSFYITYANIDGVRPPHNAKVDGKDEGVEEFLVKLNNPLDLWILSVTEKLVADVTEALDKYDLSQAIPPMVEYIDLLNNWYIRRSRRRFWKSENDGDKAQAYETLYRALKKFSLVAAPVVPFITESIWQNLRTEKDALSIHLADYPEYNDKIRNRELEFKMQTVQKAVSMGRALRYQFNLKIRQPLKAVEIVTLNPEEKRVLLEMEESIIEELNVKEVIFHEKEDELVEYSAKANFKVLGKELGPLMKKAAAIIEQMNSSEIQNIMEGATLSIDIEGKSVEITADKIVINRIEKASLKIVNEGTLTVGLNTELTEELLMEGYIRDLVRGIQTLRKECGLDVTDRIKLYLSASSKNADNKELEKAFELFKDYVCDETLTVQSSWLKTRDLKKLGSIKTSLVEAGDYEWEIGIEKNN, from the coding sequence ATGTATAAGCCCGTAGACCCTAAGGTTGATTTTGCAAAACAAGAAGAAGAAGTTTTAAAATTTTGGGAAAAAAATGACGTGTTTAAAAAATCCGTTTCGTCCCGTGACGGCCGGGATAATTATATTTTCTTTGACGGCCCGCCCTTTGCCACAGGACTGCCTCACTTCGGCCACTTTGTGCCCGGAACAATTAAGGATATTATTCCGCGATATAAAACGATGAAGGGTTTTAAGGTTGAGCGCCGTTTTGGGTGGGACTGCCACGGTCTTCCAGTTGAAAACTTAATCGAAAAAGAACTCGGACTCAATTCAAAAACCGACATAGAAAAATACGGTATAGATAAATTTAACGAGGCCTGCCGTGCAAGCGTTTTACGTTATGTAAAAGAGTGGAGAGAGACTATTACACGCTTAGGCCGATGGATCGATTTTGAAAACGATTATAAGACCATGGAGCCTGCCTTTATGGAATCCATTTGGTGGGTGATGAAAAGCCTTTGGGAAAAAGGCCTCTTGTACGAGGGCTACTATATTCTTCCGTATTGTCCGAGATGCTCTACTGTTCTTTCAAACCATGAGCTTAACTTGGGCGGCTACAAAGATGTCCACGACCCCGCAATAACGGTACGCTTTAAAACTCTTCCTCCGGTAAAGACTTCGCCTGCCGGTAAGGCCTTTGAGGTGAAAAATGCTCTTCCCTCCGAAACCTACCTTTTGGCATGGACAACCACTCCTTGGACTCTTCCGAGCAACCTCGGCCTTGCTGTGGGTGCCGATATCGATTATGCTTTAATAGAATATGACGGGGCTCACTATATAATTGCCGTTCCACGGCTTGAAGCTTATTTTGCAAAGAACGGAAAAGAAGAACCAAAAGAGTATAAGCTGATATGGACAAAGAAGGGAGCTGAGCTTGAAGGATTACGCTATGAGCCCCTCTTTCCTTATTTTAAAAACTTGAGCTCAGACGAAGACGGAAAAAATGCTGAGTCCGGGCAGGGTGCTTTTAGGGTTTTAATAGGAGACTTTGTCACAACCGAAGACGGAACGGGCATTGTTCATACGGCTCCCGGCTTCGGTGAAGACGATAACCGCATCTTTAAGGATACCGGAGTGCCGACTGTCTGCCCCGTCGATGCAGAATGTAAATTTACCCAAGAAGTACCCGACTATCAAGGTCTTTTTGTAAAGGATGCCGACAAGCAAATTATGGAAAGGTTAAAAACCGAAGGCAAACTTTTTAAGCGGGCTCAAATTTTGCACTCCTATCCTCATTGCTGGCGATGCTCAAGTCCCTTGATATACAGGGCTGTTGCAAGCCGGTTTGTTTCGGTTACAAAGATAAAGGACAAGCTCCTTAATGCCAACTCAAAAATAAATTGGCAGCCCGGCCATATAAAGACAGGCCGCTTCGGAAAGTGGCTTGAGGGAGCCCGTGACTGGGCTATCAGCCGAAACCGGTATTGGGGAAATCCCATTCCGATTTGGAAGTGTGAAGAATGCGGCGAGAAGATTTGTGTAGGAAGCAGGGAAGAACTAAAAGAACTTTCAGGAGTCTTCCCCGATGATATGCATAAGCACTTTGTCGATAAGATAACTATGCCTTGCAAAAAATGCGGCGGAACGATGAAGCGTGTACCGGAAGTTTTGGATTGCTGGTTTGAGTCCGGTTCGATGCCCTATGCCCAACAGCACTATCCTTTTGAAAATAAAGAATACTTTGAAAAAAACTTCCCGGCCGATTTTATTTCGGAAGGCTTGGATCAAACCAGAGGATGGTTTTATACCCTGACGATTTTGGCGGCAGCCCTCTTTGATGAACCTGCCTTTAAAAACTGTATTGTAAACGGTCTTGTTCTTAATGAGGACGGGAAGAAGATGTCCAAGTCCTTACGTAACTACACCGACCCCAACGAGGTTATAAAGCAATTCGGTGCGGATGCCCTCCGTCTCTTTTTAATGAATTCGAATGTCGTAAAAGCTGATGATTTAAAATATTCGGATGAGGGAGTGCGTGATGTTCTTAAAGGAATTTTAATTCCTTTTTGGAACAGCTACAGTTTCTATATAACCTATGCCAATATCGACGGAGTAAGGCCTCCTCATAATGCAAAGGTCGACGGAAAGGACGAGGGAGTCGAAGAGTTTTTGGTAAAACTAAATAATCCCTTAGACTTGTGGATTCTATCGGTAACCGAAAAACTGGTTGCCGATGTAACGGAAGCTCTCGACAAGTATGACCTATCGCAAGCTATTCCGCCTATGGTCGAATACATTGACCTTTTAAATAACTGGTATATCCGCCGTTCGCGCCGCCGCTTTTGGAAGAGCGAAAATGACGGGGACAAGGCTCAGGCCTACGAAACCCTGTATAGAGCCTTAAAGAAATTCTCCCTTGTTGCCGCTCCGGTAGTACCCTTTATTACCGAAAGCATTTGGCAGAATTTGAGGACAGAAAAGGATGCTCTTTCCATTCATCTTGCAGACTACCCTGAGTACAACGATAAGATAAGAAACAGGGAGCTGGAATTTAAGATGCAAACAGTACAAAAGGCTGTTTCTATGGGAAGAGCCTTACGCTATCAGTTTAACTTAAAAATAAGGCAGCCCTTAAAGGCAGTCGAAATAGTAACCCTCAATCCTGAAGAAAAAAGAGTTCTTCTGGAAATGGAAGAAAGCATAATCGAAGAGCTCAATGTTAAAGAGGTTATCTTCCATGAAAAAGAAGATGAACTTGTCGAGTATTCGGCCAAGGCTAATTTTAAGGTGCTCGGAAAAGAGCTTGGCCCTCTTATGAAAAAAGCCGCTGCCATTATCGAACAGATGAATTCAAGTGAGATTCAAAATATAATGGAGGGGGCTACTTTAAGTATCGACATTGAAGGAAAATCGGTCGAAATAACAGCCGATAAGATTGTAATAAACAGGATTGAAAAAGCTTCTTTAAAAATAGTAAATGAGGGTACACTTACGGTAGGCCTAAATACCGAACTTACTGAAGAACTTTTAATGGAAGGCTATATCAGAGATTTGGTAAGAGGCATTCAAACTTTGCGAAAAGAATGCGGCCTTGATGTTACCGATAGAATTAAACTTTATCTTTCAGCTTCTTCAAAAAATGCCGATAATAAAGAATTAGAAAAAGCCTTTGAGCTTTTTAAAGACTATGTTTGTGATGAAACCTTGACCGTGCAATCTTCTTGGCTTAAAACGAGAGACTTGAAAAAGCTCGGTTCAATTAAAACGAGTCTTGTTGAAGCCGGCGATTATGAATGGGAGATTGGAATTGAAAAGAATAATTAG
- a CDS encoding HD domain-containing phosphohydrolase: MYYNIMMIAGDSYKALTKEEILIKILETESLIHSVQDVDVLLEQILTEARSVVNADAGSIYIADGDRLAIRYAQNDTLQKKLPAGKKLPYIFFDFPINNLSIAGCAANTKKLVNVPDVYNIDPNLPYKFGKETDKKTGYKTVSNLTIPILSMSGMLLGVLQVLNALDKDRNTKSFSHDDEIYLSHFASNAGIALEHAFLTRSMVLRMIKMAELRDPRETGMHVNRVANYSVEIYDRWAFNNKIPMSEQTKYRDSLKIASMLHDVGKVAISDTILKKAGKLTDEEFSIMKTHTWLGARLFNDDESPLDKLSREIALRHHENWDGTGYPGHIDEETGKVLKKDRQTGFAKGLKGEEIPLGARIVAIADVYDALSSKRSYKDSWTEENILKEIKKMQGKKFDPQIVDAFFDVLERIQAIKAHFADE, from the coding sequence ATGTATTATAATATAATGATGATTGCAGGAGACAGCTATAAGGCACTCACTAAAGAAGAAATTCTCATCAAAATACTTGAAACAGAATCTTTAATACACAGCGTTCAAGACGTTGATGTTCTTTTAGAACAGATACTCACAGAAGCCCGCAGTGTAGTAAATGCCGATGCGGGGTCAATATATATAGCTGACGGAGACAGACTTGCAATTAGGTATGCCCAAAATGATACCCTACAAAAAAAACTTCCGGCAGGTAAAAAACTTCCTTACATTTTCTTTGACTTCCCTATAAACAATTTAAGCATTGCAGGCTGTGCAGCAAATACAAAAAAACTGGTAAACGTTCCGGATGTTTACAACATAGATCCAAATTTGCCTTATAAATTCGGAAAAGAAACGGATAAAAAAACCGGATATAAAACCGTTTCCAATTTAACCATTCCTATTCTTTCAATGTCGGGTATGCTTCTAGGAGTTCTCCAAGTTTTAAATGCCCTTGACAAAGACAGAAATACAAAATCTTTTTCTCATGATGATGAAATCTATTTAAGCCACTTTGCTTCAAATGCAGGCATAGCTCTTGAACATGCTTTTTTAACAAGGTCGATGGTTTTGCGCATGATTAAAATGGCTGAACTTCGCGATCCGCGGGAAACGGGAATGCATGTAAACAGGGTAGCAAATTACTCTGTTGAGATTTACGACCGATGGGCTTTTAACAATAAGATTCCCATGTCCGAACAAACAAAATACAGAGACTCCTTAAAGATTGCATCAATGCTTCACGATGTAGGCAAGGTTGCAATCTCCGATACTATTTTAAAAAAAGCAGGCAAATTGACCGATGAAGAATTTTCAATAATGAAAACACACACTTGGCTTGGAGCCCGTCTATTCAATGATGATGAATCGCCTCTCGATAAACTTTCAAGAGAAATAGCTCTCCGTCATCATGAAAACTGGGATGGAACAGGATACCCGGGGCATATAGATGAAGAAACAGGAAAAGTTTTAAAAAAGGACAGACAAACGGGATTTGCTAAAGGTCTTAAAGGTGAAGAAATTCCTCTTGGAGCCAGAATCGTTGCAATAGCTGATGTTTATGATGCCCTTTCATCTAAACGCTCCTACAAAGATTCTTGGACAGAAGAAAACATTCTTAAAGAAATCAAAAAAATGCAAGGGAAAAAATTTGATCCGCAGATAGTTGATGCTTTTTTTGATGTACTCGAAAGAATTCAAGCCATTAAAGCCCACTTTGCGGACGAGTAA
- a CDS encoding precorrin-2 C(20)-methyltransferase — MKNIFAVGTGPGAPEYLTLQAIKTLENADLIFAPNNKGKNMALDTVRDFIKNKKIFFLDFPMGNVSDKDYKIQAEKIINETKENSASVILTIGDPMIYSTFIYMMPYFKNPQINLQIVSGIPSAVAAAGRAKIPLAEKGEVFTITDHLDESVLNSSSSIALLKTFKQKNIILKEFEDNNFDYAYIKRATMDEESILTKNEKEKILEDENYISLIIARKQKGK; from the coding sequence ATGAAAAATATTTTTGCAGTCGGAACGGGCCCGGGAGCTCCGGAATATCTTACATTGCAGGCAATAAAAACCCTTGAAAATGCAGATCTTATTTTTGCTCCAAACAATAAAGGGAAAAACATGGCCTTAGATACGGTACGGGATTTTATAAAAAACAAAAAAATTTTTTTTCTCGATTTTCCTATGGGAAATGTTTCCGATAAAGACTATAAAATTCAAGCCGAGAAAATAATCAACGAAACAAAGGAAAATTCGGCCTCCGTTATTCTAACTATAGGGGATCCGATGATATACAGCACCTTTATTTATATGATGCCATATTTTAAAAATCCTCAAATCAATTTACAAATTGTTTCAGGAATTCCATCTGCTGTCGCTGCCGCAGGAAGAGCAAAAATTCCTCTTGCCGAAAAAGGAGAAGTATTTACTATAACTGATCACTTAGATGAATCCGTTTTAAATTCATCTTCATCCATAGCTCTTTTAAAAACATTTAAACAAAAAAATATTATATTAAAAGAATTTGAAGATAATAATTTCGACTATGCTTATATAAAAAGAGCAACTATGGATGAGGAGTCAATTCTCACTAAAAATGAAAAAGAAAAAATTTTAGAAGACGAAAATTATATATCCTTAATTATTGCCCGCAAGCAAAAAGGAAAATAG
- a CDS encoding zinc ribbon domain-containing protein: MSSNLKGHQPKFFCENCGQEVKRNTKVCPHCGRFFASVRCPSCNYMGHTDEFINGCPSCGFAVSSDASKNTRKYHKKKLKETRSKYKSNRYDDPLPWWVYSLVIGSLTLLLVYIFYFRA, translated from the coding sequence ATGAGTTCAAATTTGAAAGGACATCAGCCTAAATTTTTTTGTGAAAATTGCGGGCAGGAAGTAAAAAGAAACACGAAAGTTTGTCCTCATTGCGGCCGTTTTTTTGCTTCGGTAAGATGTCCTTCTTGTAATTATATGGGGCATACGGATGAATTTATAAACGGATGCCCTTCATGCGGGTTTGCCGTAAGTTCCGATGCTTCGAAAAATACAAGAAAATATCATAAAAAAAAGTTAAAAGAAACTCGTTCAAAATATAAATCCAATAGATATGATGATCCTTTGCCTTGGTGGGTTTACAGTTTGGTTATAGGGTCTTTGACTCTACTGCTTGTGTATATCTTTTATTTTAGGGCCTAG